One window of the Archangium primigenium genome contains the following:
- the gstA gene encoding glutathione transferase GstA translates to MKLYFAPGACSLSPHIVLFEAGQKFEAEKVDLGSKKTASGQDFNAINPKGYVPALVMDDGSVLTEGPAIVQYIADKAPNAKLAPANGSLERYRLQETLNFISTELHKTMGALFNPNLPEDAKKMFRAMAIKRLTSVNETLGKQSFLQGGEFSVADAYLFTVLSWAGHVGVDLSPFAAIKSYQERVGARPNVQAALKAEGLLK, encoded by the coding sequence ATGAAGCTCTATTTCGCCCCTGGCGCCTGTTCGCTCTCGCCGCACATCGTCCTGTTCGAGGCGGGCCAGAAGTTCGAGGCCGAGAAGGTGGATCTGGGCAGCAAGAAGACGGCGTCCGGCCAGGACTTCAACGCCATCAACCCCAAGGGCTACGTGCCGGCGCTCGTGATGGACGACGGCTCGGTGCTCACCGAGGGTCCGGCGATCGTGCAGTACATCGCCGACAAGGCCCCCAACGCCAAGCTCGCGCCGGCCAACGGCTCGCTGGAGCGCTACCGGCTGCAGGAGACGCTCAACTTCATCAGCACCGAGCTGCACAAGACGATGGGCGCGCTCTTCAACCCCAACCTGCCCGAGGACGCCAAGAAGATGTTCCGCGCCATGGCCATCAAGCGCCTGACGAGCGTGAACGAGACGCTCGGCAAGCAGTCCTTCCTCCAGGGCGGGGAGTTCTCCGTCGCCGACGCCTACCTCTTCACGGTGCTCAGCTGGGCCGGGCACGTGGGCGTGGACCTGAGCCCCTTCGCCGCCATCAAGAGCTACCAGGAGCGCGTGGGCGCGCGGCCGAACGTGCAGGCGGCGCTCAAGGCCGAAGGCCTCCTCAAGTAG